The window CAGGATGTCGGTGCCGCCCCAGCGCTCGGCGAGCAGATCACGGGCACGCTGGAAGTCGGCTTTGTTGCGCACATCCAGTTCAAGCGCGACTGCCGTGGCGCCGCTGCCATCCAGTTCCGCTGCCAGTTGCTGCACGCCATCAAGACGCACATCGGCCAGAGCGACGCGATAACCCGCCGCATGCAGACGGCGGGCGATGCACTCGCCCAGTCCGCGCGAGGCACCCGTTACGAGGGCTACTCGACTCATGATATTGCCCTCACAGAAGGAAGCCGAGCGCGCTCAGGCTGTCGGTGGAGTTGATCAGTCGCACCACTTTGCGCTCCAGGCTCGGCACGCCGTCGGTGAAGCGAATGCGGTGATTGAGGTCGGCCACGAATGGCGTGTGCACGCCGCGCTTGTAGGCGTACAGCAACTGCGCGGAATTCACTTCGACGATGTCGCCCGCCGCTTCCACCAGACGGAAACGCGATACGGTACGAATGGTTTTCGCCGCATCCACTGCCGATGGCGAGTAACCGGCGGTCAGACGTTCGATGCGCAAATCACGCATGCGCGCATCGTCGTAGGCGTAGTTGAGCGTCGCTTCGAAATCTTCGGTATCCGGATCGATCGGCACGATGTACTTGCCGCTTTCGCTCCACAAGGTCGCCCACTCGGCGTAGTTCTTGTGATCAAGCAGTTCGGCTTCGCGCCAGATGAATTCAATGGCCTGGGCCAACGGGCCGGAAAAACCGTTCAGGGTGTCTTGATTGCTCATTGGCTCATCATCCTTTTCCACATGTCGTAGGCACCGCGCATGCCGCCTT of the Pseudomonas sp. MAG733B genome contains:
- a CDS encoding aromatic-ring-hydroxylating dioxygenase subunit beta, translated to MSNQDTLNGFSGPLAQAIEFIWREAELLDHKNYAEWATLWSESGKYIVPIDPDTEDFEATLNYAYDDARMRDLRIERLTAGYSPSAVDAAKTIRTVSRFRLVEAAGDIVEVNSAQLLYAYKRGVHTPFVADLNHRIRFTDGVPSLERKVVRLINSTDSLSALGFLL